From the Pseudomonas sp. SORT22 genome, one window contains:
- the rpmF gene encoding 50S ribosomal protein L32, which produces MAVQQNKKSRSARDMRRSHDALSENALSVEKTTGEVHLRHHVSPEGVYRGRKVIDKGADE; this is translated from the coding sequence ATGGCTGTTCAGCAGAACAAAAAATCCCGCTCTGCCCGTGACATGCGCCGTTCGCACGACGCCCTCTCGGAAAACGCTCTGTCCGTAGAGAAAACCACTGGTGAAGTGCACCTGCGTCACCACGTATCGCCAGAAGGCGTATACCGTGGTCGTAAAGTGATCGACAAGGGCGCTGACGAGTAA
- the plsX gene encoding phosphate acyltransferase PlsX: MGGDFGPRSIVQASIACLSATPSLHLTLVGQPSLLEDLIAGQSAADRARLQIVAASEVIGMDERPSQALRSKPDSSMRVALELLRDGKVQACVSAGNTGALMALSRYVLKTLPGIDRPAMVAAIPTQTGYCQLLDLGANVDCSAENLYQFAVMGSVAAQALGISRPRVALLNVGTEDIKGNQQVKLAASLLQNARGLNYIGFVEGDGLYRGEADVVVCDGFVGNILLKSSEGLATMIGSRIEALFKGGLGARLAGAVAMPLLRRLQADLAPARHNGASFLGLQGIVIKSHGSAGVQGLQSAIQRALIEIQENLPQRLHGRLEDLLL; the protein is encoded by the coding sequence ATGGGCGGGGACTTCGGTCCCCGCAGCATTGTTCAGGCGAGTATTGCTTGCCTGTCGGCTACCCCCTCGCTGCACCTGACCCTTGTCGGTCAACCCTCCCTCCTTGAAGATCTGATCGCTGGCCAGTCGGCAGCGGATCGCGCGCGCCTGCAGATCGTGGCCGCCAGCGAAGTGATCGGCATGGACGAGCGGCCGTCACAGGCGCTGCGCAGCAAGCCCGATTCGTCCATGCGCGTGGCCCTCGAATTATTGCGTGATGGCAAGGTTCAGGCCTGCGTCAGTGCCGGCAACACCGGTGCGCTGATGGCCCTTTCGCGCTATGTGCTGAAAACCCTGCCCGGTATCGATCGCCCGGCCATGGTTGCCGCCATTCCCACCCAGACCGGCTATTGCCAGCTGCTCGACCTGGGCGCCAATGTCGACTGCAGTGCAGAAAACCTCTATCAGTTTGCCGTGATGGGCTCGGTGGCCGCCCAGGCCCTGGGTATCTCGCGCCCGCGCGTAGCCTTGCTCAATGTTGGCACTGAAGACATCAAGGGCAACCAGCAGGTCAAGCTTGCGGCCAGCCTGCTGCAGAACGCCCGCGGCCTGAACTACATCGGTTTCGTCGAAGGTGACGGCTTGTACCGTGGCGAGGCGGATGTGGTGGTGTGCGACGGTTTTGTCGGCAATATCCTGCTCAAGTCCAGCGAGGGCCTGGCGACCATGATCGGCTCGCGCATCGAGGCGTTGTTCAAGGGCGGGCTCGGCGCGCGCCTGGCCGGCGCCGTGGCCATGCCCCTGCTGCGCCGCCTGCAGGCTGACCTGGCGCCGGCGCGACATAATGGCGCAAGCTTTCTCGGCCTGCAGGGCATTGTCATCAAGAGCCATGGCTCTGCCGGGGTGCAGGGCTTGCAGAGCGCCATCCAGCGCGCTTTGATCGAGATCCAGGAGAACCTGCCGCAACGTTTGCACGGGCGCCTGGAAGACCTGTTGCTTTAG
- the fabD gene encoding ACP S-malonyltransferase yields the protein MSASLAFVFPGQGSQSLGMLAELGGQHPLVIDTFREASEALGYDLWALTQNGPEEQLNQTDKTQPAILTASIALWRLWLAEGGARPAFVSGHSLGEYSALVAAGSLSLGDAVKLVKRRGELMQEAVPAGQGAMAAILGLDDAAVVDICAKAAQGEVVSAVNFNSPGQVVIAGAKAAVERAMEACKAAGAKRALPLPVSVPSHCELMRPAAERFAESVNAIDWQAPQIPLVQNVSAAVAADLDTLKRDLLEQLYKPVRWVECVQTLAAKGAVNLVECGPGKVLAGLNKRCADGVTTYNLNTPDAVAATRAALA from the coding sequence ATGTCTGCATCCCTCGCATTCGTCTTTCCCGGTCAAGGTTCGCAGTCCCTCGGCATGCTCGCCGAGCTGGGCGGCCAGCATCCGCTGGTCATTGATACCTTCCGTGAGGCCTCCGAGGCTCTGGGCTATGACCTCTGGGCGCTGACCCAGAACGGTCCGGAAGAGCAACTCAACCAAACCGACAAAACCCAGCCGGCCATCCTTACCGCCTCGATCGCCTTGTGGCGCCTGTGGCTGGCTGAGGGCGGCGCGCGTCCGGCGTTCGTTTCCGGTCACAGCCTGGGTGAGTACAGCGCCCTGGTCGCCGCCGGCAGCCTGAGCCTGGGTGACGCCGTTAAACTGGTCAAGCGCCGCGGCGAGCTCATGCAAGAGGCCGTACCGGCCGGGCAGGGCGCCATGGCGGCAATCCTGGGTCTGGACGATGCCGCTGTCGTGGATATCTGCGCAAAAGCAGCCCAGGGCGAAGTGGTCAGCGCGGTGAACTTCAACTCGCCAGGTCAGGTAGTCATCGCCGGTGCCAAGGCCGCCGTTGAGCGTGCCATGGAAGCCTGTAAGGCTGCTGGCGCCAAGCGCGCACTGCCACTGCCGGTCAGCGTGCCGTCGCACTGTGAGCTGATGCGCCCGGCAGCCGAGCGCTTTGCCGAGTCGGTCAATGCCATCGACTGGCAGGCCCCGCAAATCCCGCTGGTGCAAAACGTCAGCGCTGCCGTTGCCGCGGACCTCGACACCCTCAAGCGCGATCTGCTGGAGCAGCTGTACAAGCCAGTGCGTTGGGTCGAGTGCGTGCAGACCCTGGCCGCCAAGGGTGCGGTCAACCTGGTCGAATGCGGCCCGGGCAAGGTTCTGGCCGGTCTGAACAAGCGTTGCGCCGATGGCGTGACCACCTACAACCTCAATACCCCAGATGCTGTCGCCGCCACTCGTGCGGCGCTGGCCTGA
- the fabG gene encoding 3-oxoacyl-ACP reductase FabG: protein MSLQGKVALVTGASRGIGQAIALELGRLGATVIGTATSASGAERIAATLKEHGITGTGLELNVTSDESVTATLAKIQEQFGAPTILVNNAGITRDNLMLRMKDDEWFDVIDTNLNSLYRLSKGVLRGMTKARWGRIISIGSVVGAMGNVGQVNYAAAKAGLEGFSRALAREVGSRAITVNSVTPGFIDTDMTRELPEAQREALQTQIPLGRLGQAQEIANVVAFLASEGAGYVTGATIPVNGGMYM, encoded by the coding sequence ATGAGCCTGCAAGGTAAAGTTGCCCTGGTTACCGGCGCCAGCCGTGGTATCGGCCAGGCTATCGCCCTGGAGCTGGGCCGTCTGGGCGCTACCGTGATCGGTACCGCCACCTCCGCTTCGGGCGCCGAGCGTATCGCCGCGACCCTCAAGGAGCACGGCATCACCGGCACTGGCCTTGAGCTGAACGTGACCAGCGACGAGTCGGTCACCGCTACCCTGGCCAAGATCCAGGAGCAGTTCGGTGCGCCGACCATTCTGGTCAACAACGCCGGCATCACCCGCGACAACCTCATGCTGCGCATGAAGGACGACGAGTGGTTCGACGTCATCGACACCAACCTGAACAGCCTCTACCGTCTGTCCAAGGGCGTGCTGCGCGGCATGACCAAGGCGCGCTGGGGTCGTATCATCAGCATCGGCTCGGTGGTCGGTGCCATGGGTAACGTCGGCCAGGTCAACTACGCTGCCGCCAAGGCCGGCCTGGAGGGCTTCAGCCGCGCCCTGGCGCGTGAAGTCGGCTCCCGCGCGATCACCGTCAACTCGGTGACCCCGGGCTTCATCGACACCGACATGACTCGCGAGCTGCCTGAAGCTCAGCGTGAAGCGCTGCAGACCCAGATCCCCCTGGGGCGTCTGGGCCAGGCTCAGGAGATCGCCAATGTGGTGGCTTTCCTGGCCTCCGAAGGTGCAGGTTATGTCACCGGCGCGACCATTCCGGTCAACGGCGGCATGTACATGTAA
- the acpP gene encoding acyl carrier protein, whose product MSTIEERVKKIVAEQLGVKEEEVVNTASFVEDLGADSLDTVELVMALEEEFETEIPDEEAEKITTVQAAIDYVTSHQA is encoded by the coding sequence ATGAGCACCATCGAAGAACGCGTCAAGAAAATCGTCGCCGAGCAACTGGGCGTTAAAGAAGAAGAAGTAGTGAACACTGCTTCCTTCGTCGAAGATCTGGGTGCCGATTCCCTTGACACCGTTGAGCTGGTGATGGCTCTGGAAGAGGAATTCGAGACCGAAATCCCTGACGAAGAAGCCGAGAAGATCACTACTGTTCAAGCTGCTATCGACTACGTCACCAGCCACCAGGCCTAA
- the fabF gene encoding beta-ketoacyl-ACP synthase II yields MSRRRVVVTGMGMLSPLGTDVPSSWQGILAGRSGIGLIEHTDLSAYSTRFGGSVKGFEVEQYLSVKEARKLDLFIQYGLAAGFQAVRNAGLEVTDANRERIGVAMGSGIGGLTNIEETSRTLHDQGPRRISPFFVPGSIINMISGFLSIHLGVQGPNYAISTACTTGTHCIGMAARNIAFGEADVMIAGGAEMAACGLGMGGFGASRALSTRNDDPTRASRPWDKGRDGFVLADGAGALVLEELEHAKARGATIYAELVGFGMSGDAYHMTSPPEDGSGAARCMANALRDAGLNPGEVDYINAHGTSTPAGDLAESSAIKSVFGDHAYKLAVSSTKSMTGHLLGAAGAVEAIFSVLSINSQVAPPTINLDEPSEGCDLDFVPHQARNMPIEVVLSNSFGFGGTNGSLVFRRFAG; encoded by the coding sequence GTGTCGCGTAGACGCGTCGTGGTCACCGGTATGGGTATGCTGTCGCCACTGGGTACGGATGTGCCGAGCAGTTGGCAGGGCATTCTGGCTGGCCGCAGTGGCATAGGTCTGATCGAGCATACTGACCTGTCTGCCTACTCCACCCGTTTTGGCGGCTCGGTAAAGGGCTTTGAAGTCGAGCAGTACCTGTCGGTCAAGGAAGCCCGCAAGCTCGATCTGTTCATTCAGTACGGCCTGGCAGCCGGTTTTCAGGCAGTGCGTAACGCCGGCCTGGAAGTGACCGATGCCAACCGCGAGCGCATTGGCGTGGCCATGGGCTCGGGTATCGGTGGCCTGACCAACATCGAAGAAACCAGCCGGACCTTGCATGACCAGGGCCCGCGGCGTATTTCGCCGTTCTTCGTGCCGGGTTCGATCATCAACATGATTTCCGGTTTCCTGTCGATCCACCTGGGTGTACAGGGGCCTAACTACGCTATTTCCACCGCCTGCACCACCGGTACCCACTGTATCGGCATGGCTGCGCGCAACATCGCCTTCGGTGAAGCCGACGTGATGATCGCCGGCGGTGCGGAAATGGCCGCCTGTGGCCTGGGCATGGGTGGTTTCGGTGCGTCGCGGGCGCTGTCGACCCGCAACGACGACCCGACCCGCGCCAGCCGTCCGTGGGACAAGGGCCGTGATGGCTTCGTCCTCGCCGACGGTGCCGGTGCGCTGGTACTCGAAGAGCTCGAGCACGCCAAGGCCCGCGGCGCGACCATCTATGCCGAGCTGGTAGGCTTTGGCATGAGTGGCGATGCCTACCACATGACCTCGCCGCCAGAAGATGGCAGCGGTGCCGCGCGCTGCATGGCCAACGCCCTGCGTGATGCCGGCCTGAACCCCGGCGAAGTCGATTACATCAACGCCCACGGCACCTCGACGCCGGCCGGCGACCTGGCAGAAAGCTCGGCGATCAAGTCGGTGTTTGGCGATCACGCCTACAAGCTGGCCGTCAGCTCGACCAAGTCGATGACCGGGCACCTGCTTGGCGCTGCCGGTGCCGTCGAGGCGATCTTCAGCGTGCTGTCGATCAACAGCCAGGTGGCGCCACCGACCATCAACCTGGACGAGCCGAGCGAAGGTTGCGACCTCGACTTCGTGCCGCACCAGGCGCGCAACATGCCGATCGAGGTGGTGCTGTCCAACTCCTTCGGTTTTGGTGGCACCAACGGCTCGCTGGTGTTCCGCCGGTTCGCCGGCTGA
- the pabC gene encoding aminodeoxychorismate lyase: MHSWVDGLPADALTLQSRGLAYGDGLFETIAVRAGRPSLLEYHLERLALGCQRLAISADHGLIRDELCRYASLLGDGVLKLIVTRGDSQRGYAPAAGVAPRRILQGNPLPTYPAGHAEQGVRLFDCQTRLAEQPLLAGLKHLNRLEQVLARAEWQDAAHAEGLMRDVSGRIIEGVYSNLFLVRDGQLQTADLSRCGVAGVMRAALLDHARDAAIAVQITDLSLQDLQQADEVFVCNSVYGIWPVQAFTSLNWPPGPLTRKLQAIARTLLDA, encoded by the coding sequence ATGCACAGCTGGGTCGATGGCCTGCCGGCAGATGCACTAACCCTGCAAAGCCGGGGGCTGGCCTATGGCGATGGTCTGTTCGAGACCATCGCCGTGCGCGCCGGTCGGCCATCGTTGCTCGAGTACCACCTCGAGCGCCTGGCGCTGGGTTGCCAGCGCCTGGCGATCAGCGCCGATCACGGCCTGATTCGCGACGAGCTATGCCGTTATGCCAGCTTGCTGGGTGACGGCGTGCTCAAGCTCATTGTTACCCGCGGCGACAGCCAGCGCGGCTACGCGCCGGCCGCTGGCGTGGCGCCACGACGAATTCTCCAGGGCAATCCCTTGCCCACCTATCCCGCAGGGCATGCCGAACAGGGCGTTCGCTTGTTCGATTGCCAGACCCGTCTGGCCGAGCAACCCTTGCTGGCAGGCTTGAAACACCTCAATCGCCTCGAGCAGGTGCTGGCCCGTGCCGAGTGGCAGGATGCCGCGCACGCCGAAGGTTTGATGCGCGATGTTTCCGGGCGCATCATCGAGGGGGTGTACAGCAACCTGTTCCTGGTGCGCGACGGCCAACTGCAGACTGCCGACCTGAGCCGCTGCGGCGTGGCCGGGGTCATGCGCGCAGCCTTGCTCGATCACGCCAGGGACGCCGCAATCGCTGTGCAGATTACCGACCTGAGCCTGCAGGACCTGCAGCAAGCTGACGAAGTGTTTGTCTGCAACAGCGTCTACGGCATCTGGCCGGTACAGGCTTTTACATCGCTGAACTGGCCGCCGGGGCCGCTCACCCGTAAACTGCAGGCCATTGCCCGTACGCTACTGGATGCCTGA
- the mltG gene encoding endolytic transglycosylase MltG yields MRRKFLVLLEIGLILAGLTLGYSAWKVKSALEQTLHVSQEQLLDVPTGTTPNRMFYRMQNDGVLEDAFWLRLYWRFNMAGVPLHTGEYRMTPGMTVRELFEVWRRGDVVQYTLTLVEGWNFRQVRAALARHEKIKKTIDGLSDAEVMDKLGHPGVFPEGRFFPDTYRFVRGMSDVEFLQQAYARLEEVLAKEWAERSSDVPYRDPYQALIMASLVEKETGVPQERGQIAGVFVRRMRIGMLLQTDPTVIYGMGERYNGKITRADLREPTPYNTYTNAGLPPTPIAMVGREAIHAALNPTPGSSLYFVARGDGSHVFSDDLDAHNSAVREYQIKRRADYRSSPAPVTEPEPEAQPSAPQSPDVSPEPATEQAAPASDAASPQ; encoded by the coding sequence GTGAGACGTAAATTCTTGGTGCTGCTGGAGATCGGCTTGATCCTGGCCGGCCTGACGCTGGGCTATTCGGCCTGGAAGGTAAAATCGGCGCTGGAGCAGACCCTGCACGTGTCCCAGGAGCAGTTGCTCGACGTGCCCACCGGTACCACCCCCAACCGCATGTTCTACCGCATGCAGAACGACGGGGTGCTGGAAGACGCCTTCTGGCTACGCCTGTACTGGCGCTTCAACATGGCTGGCGTGCCGCTGCATACCGGCGAGTACCGCATGACCCCGGGCATGACCGTGCGCGAGCTGTTCGAGGTCTGGCGTCGCGGTGATGTGGTGCAGTACACCCTGACGCTGGTCGAGGGCTGGAACTTCCGCCAGGTGCGTGCGGCGCTGGCCAGGCACGAGAAGATCAAGAAAACCATCGACGGCCTGAGTGATGCCGAGGTCATGGACAAGCTCGGCCATCCGGGGGTGTTCCCTGAAGGTCGGTTCTTCCCCGATACCTATCGCTTCGTGCGTGGCATGAGCGATGTCGAGTTCCTCCAGCAGGCCTACGCGCGCCTGGAAGAAGTGCTGGCCAAGGAATGGGCTGAGCGCTCCAGCGATGTGCCGTATCGCGACCCGTACCAGGCGCTGATCATGGCGTCGCTGGTCGAGAAGGAAACCGGCGTACCGCAAGAGCGCGGGCAAATTGCCGGGGTGTTCGTGCGGCGCATGCGCATCGGCATGCTGCTGCAGACCGACCCGACGGTGATCTACGGCATGGGCGAACGCTACAACGGCAAGATCACCCGCGCCGACCTGCGCGAGCCGACGCCGTACAACACCTACACCAACGCCGGCCTGCCGCCGACGCCGATTGCCATGGTTGGCCGCGAAGCCATTCATGCCGCGTTGAACCCGACGCCGGGCAGCAGCCTGTATTTCGTGGCGCGTGGCGATGGCAGCCATGTGTTCTCCGATGACCTCGATGCGCACAATTCGGCCGTGCGCGAGTACCAGATCAAGCGCCGTGCCGACTACCGTTCGAGCCCGGCCCCGGTTACCGAACCTGAACCCGAGGCCCAGCCGTCGGCGCCGCAATCGCCGGATGTCAGCCCTGAGCCGGCGACCGAGCAAGCGGCGCCGGCCAGCGACGCGGCCTCCCCGCAATGA
- the tmk gene encoding dTMP kinase, translated as MSGLFITLEGPEGAGKSTNREYLAEHLRGAGLDVVLTREPGGTPLAERIRELLLAPSEEKMDADTELLLVFAARAQHLAEVIRPALARGAVVLCDRFTDATYAYQGGGRGLSLERIATLENFVQGDLRPDLTLVFDLPVAIGLSRAAARGRLDRFEQEGQAFFEAVRQAYLARAQASPQQYRLIDAALPLAQVQQALDALLPQILERCRG; from the coding sequence GTGAGCGGCTTGTTTATCACCCTGGAAGGCCCTGAAGGCGCGGGCAAAAGCACCAATCGCGAGTACCTCGCCGAGCACCTGCGCGGCGCCGGCCTGGATGTCGTGCTGACCCGCGAGCCGGGCGGCACGCCGCTGGCCGAGCGAATCCGCGAACTGCTGCTGGCCCCCAGTGAAGAGAAGATGGATGCCGACACCGAGCTGCTGCTGGTGTTTGCCGCCCGTGCCCAGCACCTGGCCGAAGTCATTCGCCCGGCCCTGGCCCGTGGCGCGGTGGTGTTGTGCGACCGTTTTACCGATGCCACCTACGCCTATCAGGGCGGCGGGCGCGGCCTGTCGCTGGAGCGCATCGCCACCCTGGAGAATTTCGTCCAGGGCGATCTGCGCCCGGACCTGACCCTGGTGTTCGATCTGCCGGTGGCGATCGGTCTGTCGCGCGCTGCCGCCCGCGGCCGCCTGGACCGTTTCGAACAGGAAGGCCAGGCCTTCTTCGAGGCCGTGCGCCAGGCCTACCTGGCTCGCGCCCAGGCTTCGCCGCAGCAATACCGGCTGATTGATGCCGCTTTGCCGCTGGCCCAGGTACAGCAGGCGCTGGACGCCTTGCTGCCGCAGATTCTGGAGCGTTGCCGTGGCTGA
- a CDS encoding DNA polymerase III subunit delta' produces the protein MAEAFPWQQALWQQLAGRTQHAHAYLLHGPQGIGKRALAERLMALLLCQRVQGLQACGQCKSCLLLAAGSHPDNYVLEPEEADKPIKVDQVRELVSFVVQTAQLGGRKVILIEPVEAMNVNAANALLKSLEEPSGNTVLLLVSHQPSRLLPTIKSRCQQQACPLPSREQSLAWLEQALPDCDEQERLELLSLAAGSPLAAVSLQAQGVREQRALVVDGVKKLLKQQQSPSQLADAWNAIPLLQLFDWFCDWSNLVLRYQLTQDEEGLGLSDMRKVVQYLAQKSSQARVLEIQDWILAQRQKVLGKANLNRVLLLEALLASWAMLPGQR, from the coding sequence GTGGCTGAGGCCTTTCCCTGGCAGCAGGCGCTGTGGCAGCAACTGGCCGGGCGCACCCAGCATGCCCATGCCTATCTGCTGCACGGTCCGCAAGGCATTGGCAAGCGGGCCCTGGCCGAGCGCCTGATGGCCTTGCTGCTGTGCCAGCGTGTGCAAGGGCTGCAGGCGTGTGGGCAGTGCAAGTCATGCCTGTTGCTCGCAGCCGGCAGCCACCCGGACAACTACGTGCTGGAGCCGGAAGAGGCCGACAAGCCGATCAAGGTCGACCAGGTCCGCGAGCTGGTGTCTTTCGTGGTGCAGACTGCGCAGTTGGGTGGGCGCAAAGTAATCTTGATCGAGCCGGTCGAGGCGATGAACGTCAACGCCGCCAACGCCTTGCTCAAAAGCCTTGAAGAGCCCTCGGGCAATACTGTTCTGCTGCTGGTCAGTCATCAGCCCAGCCGCCTGTTGCCAACCATCAAGAGCCGCTGCCAGCAGCAGGCCTGCCCGCTGCCGAGCCGCGAGCAAAGCCTGGCCTGGCTCGAACAGGCCTTGCCCGACTGCGACGAGCAGGAGCGCCTGGAGTTGCTCAGCCTGGCCGCCGGCTCGCCGTTGGCGGCCGTCAGTCTGCAGGCCCAGGGTGTGCGCGAGCAGCGCGCGCTGGTGGTCGATGGGGTGAAGAAGCTGCTCAAGCAGCAGCAATCGCCTAGCCAGCTGGCCGACGCCTGGAATGCCATTCCCTTGCTGCAACTGTTCGACTGGTTCTGCGACTGGTCCAACCTGGTCCTGCGTTATCAGTTGACCCAGGACGAGGAGGGGTTAGGCTTGAGCGATATGCGCAAGGTGGTCCAGTACCTGGCGCAGAAGAGCAGCCAGGCCAGGGTCCTGGAGATCCAGGACTGGATTCTGGCCCAGCGCCAGAAGGTCCTGGGCAAGGCCAACCTCAATCGGGTGCTGTTGCTCGAGGCGCTGCTGGCGTCCTGGGCGATGTTGCCGGGCCAGCGTTGA
- a CDS encoding TatD family hydrolase has protein sequence MLVDSHCHLDRLDLTAHQGSLDAALDAARARGVGHFLCIGISADNAQAVKDLSERYSDVDCSVGIHPLDLTPDGAPPLDWLLKELEHPHVVAIGETGLDYHYEPDAAQVQQDSFRLHLEAARVTGKPVIIHTRAARADTLALLREADLKQAGVLHCFTEDWDMARAALDLGYYISLSGIVTFRNADALRDVARQVPADRLLVETDSPYLAPIPYRGKANLPEYVREVAEFVAMVRGESYEQLAEQTTANFKRLFPLARVA, from the coding sequence ATGCTTGTAGATTCCCATTGCCACCTCGACCGTCTTGACCTCACCGCCCACCAGGGCTCCCTGGATGCGGCCCTGGACGCTGCCCGCGCGCGCGGCGTCGGCCACTTCCTGTGCATCGGCATCAGCGCCGACAACGCCCAGGCGGTCAAGGACCTGAGCGAGCGTTACAGTGATGTCGACTGCTCGGTGGGCATCCACCCGCTCGACCTCACCCCCGATGGCGCTCCGCCGCTGGACTGGCTGCTCAAGGAGCTGGAGCACCCGCATGTGGTGGCGATTGGCGAGACCGGCCTGGACTATCACTACGAGCCGGACGCGGCTCAGGTGCAGCAGGACTCGTTCCGCCTGCACCTGGAGGCAGCCAGGGTAACCGGCAAGCCGGTGATCATCCATACCCGCGCGGCGCGCGCCGACACCCTGGCCTTGCTGCGTGAAGCGGACCTCAAGCAGGCCGGCGTTCTGCATTGCTTCACTGAAGACTGGGACATGGCCAGGGCGGCGCTGGATCTGGGCTACTACATTTCGCTGTCGGGCATCGTCACCTTCCGTAATGCCGATGCGTTGCGCGATGTGGCCCGCCAGGTGCCTGCCGATCGGCTACTGGTCGAGACCGACTCGCCGTACCTGGCGCCGATCCCCTACCGCGGCAAGGCCAACTTGCCAGAGTACGTGCGTGAAGTGGCGGAGTTCGTGGCGATGGTGCGCGGTGAAAGTTATGAGCAACTGGCTGAACAGACCACGGCCAACTTCAAGCGCCTGTTTCCGTTGGCGCGGGTGGCCTGA
- a CDS encoding aminotransferase class V-fold PLP-dependent enzyme has translation MSMFLDEFEQAPGLRYLNHAAVAPWPKRASQAVSRFASENVLLGARDYPDWMAMEQRLRERLMRLTNAPSTDDIALVKNTSEALSFVAFGIDWQAGDQIVISDEEFPSNRIVWEALADKGVSVIQVSLKGSDPEAALLAACGPKVRLLAISAVQFASGLRLDLVRLGQGCREREVLFCIDAIQQLGALPFDVQAYQCDFAMADGHKWMLGPEGLGVFYCRAEVRPLLKLSEYGWHMLEHMGDYSRSEWQPAHSARRFECGSPNMLGAAALEASLALLEEVGMDQVATALLERVHWLNEGLAAIPGVRVHSPQEPARRSGIVSFSIEGVENAQVCQRLKQEQVICIPRGPGVRFSPHFYTPRQIIDETLAIVREIAER, from the coding sequence ATGTCTATGTTTCTTGATGAGTTTGAACAGGCCCCGGGGCTTCGTTATCTGAACCATGCCGCGGTCGCACCCTGGCCCAAACGCGCCAGCCAGGCGGTTTCGCGCTTCGCCAGCGAGAACGTTTTGCTCGGTGCAAGGGACTATCCGGACTGGATGGCCATGGAGCAGCGTTTACGTGAACGCCTGATGCGCCTGACGAATGCACCGTCGACGGATGACATCGCATTGGTCAAGAACACCTCCGAAGCGCTGTCTTTCGTCGCCTTCGGTATCGACTGGCAGGCCGGCGACCAGATCGTCATCAGCGACGAGGAATTCCCCTCCAACCGGATTGTCTGGGAAGCCCTGGCCGACAAAGGCGTCAGCGTCATCCAGGTAAGCCTCAAGGGCAGCGACCCGGAGGCGGCCTTGCTCGCGGCCTGCGGCCCCAAGGTGCGCCTGCTGGCAATCAGCGCCGTGCAGTTTGCCAGCGGCCTGCGCCTTGACCTGGTGCGTCTGGGCCAAGGCTGTCGTGAGCGTGAGGTGTTGTTCTGCATCGACGCCATCCAGCAATTGGGCGCCCTGCCCTTCGACGTCCAGGCCTATCAGTGCGACTTTGCCATGGCCGATGGGCACAAATGGATGCTCGGCCCGGAAGGCCTCGGGGTGTTCTATTGCCGCGCCGAGGTACGCCCGCTGCTCAAGCTCAGCGAGTACGGCTGGCACATGCTCGAACACATGGGCGACTACAGCCGCAGCGAATGGCAGCCGGCCCACAGCGCCCGGCGCTTTGAATGCGGCAGCCCGAACATGCTCGGTGCAGCGGCGCTGGAGGCAAGCCTGGCGCTGCTCGAAGAAGTGGGCATGGATCAGGTGGCCACAGCGCTGCTGGAGCGGGTGCACTGGCTCAACGAAGGCCTGGCAGCGATCCCTGGGGTCCGCGTACACAGCCCGCAGGAGCCTGCGCGTCGCTCAGGGATCGTGTCCTTCAGCATTGAGGGCGTCGAGAACGCCCAGGTTTGTCAGCGCCTCAAGCAGGAACAGGTGATCTGCATTCCGCGTGGCCCCGGGGTGCGATTTTCCCCGCACTTCTACACACCCAGGCAGATAATCGACGAAACTCTGGCCATTGTGCGCGAGATCGCAGAGCGATGA
- a CDS encoding TetR/AcrR family transcriptional regulator yields the protein MQKEPRKVREFRRREQEILDTALKLFLEQGEDSVTVEMIADAVGIGKGTIYKHFKSKAEIYLRLMLDYERDLNELLHSADVDRDKEALSRAYFEFRMRDPQRYRLFDRLEEKVVKGNQVPEMVEELHKIRASNFDRLTLLIKGRISEGKLEDVPPYFHYCAAWALVHGAVALYHSPFWSNVLEDQEGFFQFLMDIGVRMGNKRKRDPDTAGS from the coding sequence ATGCAGAAAGAACCTCGTAAGGTCCGTGAGTTTCGTCGCCGAGAGCAAGAAATTCTCGATACCGCGCTCAAGCTGTTTCTCGAACAGGGTGAAGACAGTGTCACCGTCGAGATGATCGCTGATGCCGTCGGTATCGGCAAAGGCACGATCTACAAGCATTTCAAATCCAAGGCGGAGATCTACCTGCGCCTGATGCTCGACTACGAGCGCGATTTGAACGAACTGCTGCACTCTGCCGACGTCGACCGCGACAAGGAAGCCCTGTCGCGCGCCTACTTCGAATTCCGCATGCGTGATCCGCAGCGCTACCGCCTGTTCGACCGTCTCGAAGAGAAGGTGGTCAAGGGCAACCAGGTGCCGGAGATGGTCGAGGAGCTGCACAAGATCCGCGCCTCCAACTTCGACCGCCTGACCCTGCTGATCAAGGGTCGCATCAGCGAAGGCAAGCTTGAGGACGTACCGCCGTACTTCCACTACTGCGCGGCCTGGGCCCTTGTGCATGGGGCCGTGGCGCTCTACCACTCGCCGTTCTGGAGCAACGTCCTGGAAGATCAGGAAGGCTTCTTCCAGTTCCTCATGGACATTGGCGTGCGCATGGGCAACAAGCGCAAGCGCGACCCGGATACCGCCGGTAGCTGA